TGCGCATCCGGCGGCAAAAGTAAAACATTTAAAGCCGCCCTGGAACAGATGTTACCCGCAAATTTCGTTGAGCAGATGATCATCCAGAATGACATGGACTTCACCTGCATGGAAGAGACCGCAGTCGCTATGCCTGAAGATCGGCGTCCTGAGATCGTCATCGGTAACTCCAAAGGCTATGCCATGGCAAGACGGCTGAAAATCCCCATGGTTCGGGTGGGATTCCCCATCCATGACCGTATCGGCGGCTCGCGTATCCTGCACGTTGGCTATAACGGGGCCCTGCAGTTGTTTGATAATATTGTAAACACAATTCTTACGGCAAAACAGACTGAATCCAGAATCGGATATTCATACATGTAAATGGTTACCCCAGAAAAAAAGCCCCTTTTGCTACAGAAACTAAATAAGGAAAATTGTAAATTATGATGAATTTAGATAACCATCCCTGTTTCAATAAAAAGTCCTGTAAAGATTTTGGTCGTGTCCATCTTCCGGTTGCCCCGACATGCAATATCCAGTGCAATTTTTGTAATCGAAAGTTTGACTGTGTCAATGAAAGTCGTCCCGGGGTCTCCTCATCCCTTTTGACTCCTGACCAGGCCATGGCCTACTTGGCAGAGGTGGTTGAGGCTAAACCCAACACATCTGTGGTGGGCATTGCAGGCCCGGGCGATCCCTTTGCCAACGGCGACAAAACCATGGAAACATTGAAGCGGGTGCGCGCCGCCTATCCGGATATGCTTTTGTGCGTGGCCACCAACGGCCTGAACATCCACCCTTACCTGGATGACCTCAAAGCCGTCAATACCACCCATGTGAGCATCACTATTAATGCTGTAGACCCTGAAATCGGTGCAAAAATTTATTCCTGGCTAAGGGACGGCAAACGGTCCGTGGGCCCGGCCCAGGGAGCAAAACTGCTGCTGGAACGTCAGCTTGCCGCTGTTAAAGGACTCAAAGAACGCAATATCATGGTTAAGGTTAATTCCATTCTTTTGCCCGGCATCAATGATGAGCACATGGTAGAAATTGCCAAGAAAATGGGTGAAATGGGTGTGGATATTTTTAATATCATGCCCTATTTCCCCACAAAAGGTTCCAATTTTGAAGATATGCCGGAACCTGACAAAGGGCTGCTCAGGGAACTTAGAAAAGCGGCCCAGGTCTATGTGCCCCAGATGACCCATTGCAAGCGCTGCCGGGCTGATGCCGTGGGCCTGCTGGATGATCCCTTGAACCAGAATCTCATGGAGCGGCTGACCTACCATGCTACGTCACCGGACCCCGGATCCGGTGCGCAGGAAGATGGTCATGAAACACCCGGCATAAAGGATACGTTTGCGTTCAGTGCCACCGAACCAAGGCCGTATGTGGCCCTGGCCACCCGGGAAGGTGCGTTGATTAATCAGCACCTGGGTGAAGCGAAGGAAATGCATATCTATGACTTAAATCAGAATACGCCGACGTTGGTAGAAACGAGAACCTTACCCAGGCCCGGCGGCGGAGAGATCAGATGGTACAATTTTGCCCGGACCATTAAGGATTGCCACACGATCCTTGTGTCCGGTGTCGGGGAAACCCCCAAAAAGGTTTTGAACTCCATGGGATTTACCATCCATGAGGTTAACGGCATGATTGATCTTGTACTCATGTCTTTGAAAAACGGGGATTCGCTAAACCATCTAATTGTCCGGGAACAGACCTCCTGCGGGGAGTGCAGGGGATCCGGTATGGGTTGTATGTAACCTGTGTCCGGGCCCTCACCTGATTTATACATTAGTGCAGAAAGGAGTACGAATTATAATGAAAACTAATGATATGCGGGTCTGGATGGTCGACACCACCCTCCGGGACGGGGAACAGGCCCCGGGTGTCTTCTTCAGACCTCTGGAAAAATTAACCATCGCAAGTCAGCTTGCCGACTGCGGCGTTGACGAGATCGAAGTGGGCATTCCTGCCATGGGCGAGTTTGCATGCAGGGAAATTGAAGCCATTGCCGGTTTGAACCTGCCCACCATGCTCACCAGCTGGTGCCGGGCGGTCAAACGAAATATTGAACTGGCCATTGGCTGCAATACCCCCGGGGTACATATCAGTTTTCCCACGTCGTCCATTCTGCTTAAGACTTTTGAAAAGGATGAGAATTGGGTGCTGGACACCCTGGATAACACCGTACGGTTCGCCCGGCAGTATTTTGACCAGGTCTCCGTGGGCGCCCAGGACGCCACCCGCACGGACATGGATTTTCTTTTAAGGTTCTGCCAGGCATCCATCGCATTAGGCGTCCACCGGGTACGCCTTGCAGATACAGTGGGCATGATGACCCCGTCCGCACTGATGGATATGATAGAGACCCTTTTAATCCGTCTTCCCGGACTGGCCCTTGAATTTCACGGGCATAACGACCTTGGCATGGCCACGGCCAATGCCGTTTCTGCCGTGGATGCAGGGGCCAAGGCCATCAGCGTCACCGTCAACGGCTTAGGGGAACGGGCAGGCAATGCCCCCCTTGAAGAGACCGCCATGGCCCTGTTCGGCATTGGTGCAAAAAAAAGTAATATGCGCCTGTCAGGGCTTGCCCAACTATGCAATACCGTGGCAAGGTTTTCAGGACAGCAGATCCATCCTGCCAAACCCATTGTGGGATCAAGGATATTTTCCCATGAATCCGGCATCCATTGCGCGGGTCTGTTAAAAGATACAAATTCCTATGAATTATATAACCCTGAGCAGGTGGGCCGAGGCAACTCAAGGCAAATGGTGATCGGCGTGCATTCTGGTTCGGCTGCCATAAAACATGAACTGGCTCACCGGAACATCAACATTGATACTGATGTCGCCCAAAGGTTGCTGCCCCGGGTCCGGGCCGCGGCTGCCGCAGGAAACAAGCCCGTAACTCCGGAGCAGCTTGAGACCATCTATCACCGGACATTGTGTGATAGGCAAACAATAGGTTGATCGATATATGCTGTCAATTCCCGGAATTCATTGTTGGTGTCTTTAGTACGGGGCTAAACCCTCCACCTGAGGTAGCGGAACCAAAAAAGTTCTATTGATGCAAAGAAAAATAATACAGGTTCATCCTCCGGGAAAGCCCCGAAGGGCAGGAAAGGAGAATGAACCTACCCCATGTAATTTCAATTATTCAAAATTTTATTTGGTTAGCTATTTTTTTGTAATTAAATATTATCAGGCACTTAGGTGTTCTATAAATATATTCGGTTAGCGGCGCGAAGAGAACCGATATAGCCGTCAAATGAACGCCCCCTCCAGCAAGGCAAATATTTGTCAAATTGGGTTATTGCATATATCCGTTTGCCAAAATGCAGGATTCCCCTCATTGTCCTACGATTCTATCCAATGTTAAATTCCATGTAATCTTTATTATATAAAAGTCACAATAACTTATTGTGCTACTTCAAAATTTGAGAAAGAGGCGTCTGTGTCAAACCATAATGATATCAAAATTTTAATTGTTGATGACCATAGGGCTATACGCGAAGGTCTTAAGGTTATTTTACAACTGGAATCTGATTTTTTGATCGTCGGCGAAGCCGAAGATGGAAAACAGGCCATAAATCTTGCACTGGCGCTTGCTCCGGATGTCATCATTATGGATATCGATCTAGGTGAAATGCATGGCATTGAGGTGACCGAACAGATTTTATCTCGTCAACCGGACATTTGTGTGATCGGATTTTCCATGCATTCGGACCAGGACCTTGCCAGAGACATGTGCAAAGCCGGGGCAAAGGCATATTTAAGTAAGAATGATTCTCCAGACCAGTTGATCTTGGCAATACGCAACTGTGGGCAAAACAAAGAAAAATAAATATCGTCATAGACCCGCCGGCACCAGACAAGTAGCAGATTAACGAATCAAAATTCAGATAAAATTTTAAAGAAAAAACAGGCAACCAGATAAGGAGAAAAGACAATGGGGACGAACCAAAGCAATCCCGGCGCCTTTAACGCAGCGGATTTTATGGATGAGATCCGGATCAAAGATCAAACTTTTTTATTTTATGACCTTCATTTACTTGATTCAAAGGCCGGGACTTCGCTTGCCAGGCTGCCGTTTTCCATACGCGTTTTGGTGGAGAATCTTTTAAGGAAACTATGGGATAGAGCGGCAACGCCGGGCGATGTGCTGGCAGCCGCTCAATGGCAGCCAAGATATGACGATTCTGTTGAAATCCCATTTTATCCGGCACGGGTGCTGATGCAGGATTTTACCGGCGTGCCTGCGGTGGTGGACCTGGCAGCCATGCGCGACGCCATGGCTGCGGCCGGAAAGGACCCTGCACTGGTCAACCCGCTGATTCCGGTGGAGTTGATTGTGGATCATTCCGTACAAGTGGATTTCAGCGGCACCCAGACCTGCCGGCAAAAGAATGTGGAAAAAGAATATGAGCGCAATGGAGAGCGTTACCGTCTTTTAAAATGGGCCCAAAAGAGCTTTGATAATTTTCGGGTGGTCCCGCCCAACTCCGGGATCTGTCATCAGGTCAATCTTGAGTATTTAGGACGAGGCGCCATGCGGACAAAGACCGATACCCATGATTTGCTGTATGCAGACACCCTGGTGGGAACCGATTCCCATACCACGATGATTAACAGCATTGGTGTGCTGGGCTGGGGCGTCGGCGGTATAGAAGCTGAAGCGGTTATGCTGGGTCAGCCTTATTTTATGCCGCTTCCCGAAGTCATCGGCGTGGAACTGGTCGGAAAACTTCAACCCGGTGTTACCGCCACGGATATGGTATTAACCGTCACCAATCGCCTGCGGCAGATGAATGTGGTGGAAAAATTTGTAGAATTTTACGGCTCCGGATTAAAACACCTCAAGGTGCCTGACCGGGCCACCATCGCCAATATGTCTCCGGAATACGGGGCCACCATGGGGTTTTTTCCCATAGATGAGCAGACCATTGACTACTTTAAAATAACCAACCGGGAGGAACAGGGACAAATCGTTGAGGCGTGGGCCAAAGCCTGCGGCCTGTTTAGGAGTGATGACGATACGCCCGAATTCAGCGATACCCTCAAAATTGATCTGGCTGAAATTGTTCCCAGTCTTGCAGGGCCGGCAAGACCCCAGGATTTGGTAAAACTCAGCGATCTTGAAACCGTTTTTTCGGGGCTTTTGGGTGACGCCGTCCCTGAAAAAAGACAGGTTGATATTCGCCTTAATGATGTTCCGGCCGAAATCAGAGACGGTAGTGTGGTGATTGCTGCCATCACATCGTGTACCAACACGTCAAATCCATATGTCCTTATGGGTGCCGGATTGCTGGCCAGAAATGCCGTTAGAAAAGGCGTGTTTCCCCAATCCCATGTCAAGACTTCATTTGCGCCGGGTTCCAAGGTGGTGGTGGACTATCTGTCCGATGCCGGCCTGATGCCTTATCTGGAAGGCTTGGGGTTTCATGTGGCCGCCTTCGGGTGTACCACCTGCATCGGCAACAGCGGGCCTTTACATCCTGAAATTGAAAAGCAGATAAAAGAAAAGGATCTTGCCGTGGCCGCGGTATTGTCCGGGAACCGCAATTTTGAAGCCCGTATCCACCAGTTGACCAAGGCAAATTTTTTGGCCTCCCCCATGCTGGTGGTGGCCTTTGCCCTCTGCGGGCGGGTAGATGTGGATCTGGCCCATGAGCCTGTGGCCCTGGACCCCAACGGCGAGCCGGTTTATCTCAAAGATATCTGGCCAGGGGACGACGAAATAGAAACTCTGGTTCGCAGGTATGTAAAAAAAGAGGATTTTAAAAATCAATACGAACAGATTTATCAAGGGGATCAATTCTGGAAAGCGCTTGATATAACACAGTCTGTCACCTTCAACTGGGACCCCGAGTCCACTTATATTCGCAATCCCCCATATTTTGACGGTTTTTCACTGAGCCCCACCCCACCAGAAGGCTTTGACGACGCCAGGGCGCTTATGGCTTTGGGGGACTCTGTGACCACCGATCACATCTCTCCGGCCGGTGCCATTCCGGAACATTACCCTGCCGGGATTTATCTTCAAGAAAAAGGGATTGATGTGAATTCGTTTAATTCCTACGGCGCCAGGCGCGGAAACCACGAAGTAATGATGCGGGGAACCTTTGGAAATATCCGAATTAAAAATCAGATGGTCACGCCCAAGGAGGGTAGTTTTACCAGAAAATTTCCCGAGGGAGATACCCAATTTGTTTTTGATGTGGCCAATGCCTACGGCCTGGAGCATGTGCCGTTAATCGTGCTGGCCGGCAAGGAATACGGTACTGGATCTTCAAGGGACTGGGCTGCCAAAGGGTCTGCGCTGCTGGGCGTTCGTGCGGTCATTGCCCGGTCCTACGAGCGTATCCACCGCAGCAACCTTGTGGGCATGGGGGTTCTGCCGCTCCAGTTCCTTGACGGCGACGGGTGGCAGGAACTGGATCTCGATGGATCTGAGCTGTTTTCCGTGAAGGGGATGGCACAAC
This window of the uncultured Desulfobacter sp. genome carries:
- the nifB gene encoding nitrogenase cofactor biosynthesis protein NifB — protein: MMNLDNHPCFNKKSCKDFGRVHLPVAPTCNIQCNFCNRKFDCVNESRPGVSSSLLTPDQAMAYLAEVVEAKPNTSVVGIAGPGDPFANGDKTMETLKRVRAAYPDMLLCVATNGLNIHPYLDDLKAVNTTHVSITINAVDPEIGAKIYSWLRDGKRSVGPAQGAKLLLERQLAAVKGLKERNIMVKVNSILLPGINDEHMVEIAKKMGEMGVDIFNIMPYFPTKGSNFEDMPEPDKGLLRELRKAAQVYVPQMTHCKRCRADAVGLLDDPLNQNLMERLTYHATSPDPGSGAQEDGHETPGIKDTFAFSATEPRPYVALATREGALINQHLGEAKEMHIYDLNQNTPTLVETRTLPRPGGGEIRWYNFARTIKDCHTILVSGVGETPKKVLNSMGFTIHEVNGMIDLVLMSLKNGDSLNHLIVREQTSCGECRGSGMGCM
- a CDS encoding response regulator transcription factor; amino-acid sequence: MSNHNDIKILIVDDHRAIREGLKVILQLESDFLIVGEAEDGKQAINLALALAPDVIIMDIDLGEMHGIEVTEQILSRQPDICVIGFSMHSDQDLARDMCKAGAKAYLSKNDSPDQLILAIRNCGQNKEK
- the acnA gene encoding aconitate hydratase AcnA, with the translated sequence MGTNQSNPGAFNAADFMDEIRIKDQTFLFYDLHLLDSKAGTSLARLPFSIRVLVENLLRKLWDRAATPGDVLAAAQWQPRYDDSVEIPFYPARVLMQDFTGVPAVVDLAAMRDAMAAAGKDPALVNPLIPVELIVDHSVQVDFSGTQTCRQKNVEKEYERNGERYRLLKWAQKSFDNFRVVPPNSGICHQVNLEYLGRGAMRTKTDTHDLLYADTLVGTDSHTTMINSIGVLGWGVGGIEAEAVMLGQPYFMPLPEVIGVELVGKLQPGVTATDMVLTVTNRLRQMNVVEKFVEFYGSGLKHLKVPDRATIANMSPEYGATMGFFPIDEQTIDYFKITNREEQGQIVEAWAKACGLFRSDDDTPEFSDTLKIDLAEIVPSLAGPARPQDLVKLSDLETVFSGLLGDAVPEKRQVDIRLNDVPAEIRDGSVVIAAITSCTNTSNPYVLMGAGLLARNAVRKGVFPQSHVKTSFAPGSKVVVDYLSDAGLMPYLEGLGFHVAAFGCTTCIGNSGPLHPEIEKQIKEKDLAVAAVLSGNRNFEARIHQLTKANFLASPMLVVAFALCGRVDVDLAHEPVALDPNGEPVYLKDIWPGDDEIETLVRRYVKKEDFKNQYEQIYQGDQFWKALDITQSVTFNWDPESTYIRNPPYFDGFSLSPTPPEGFDDARALMALGDSVTTDHISPAGAIPEHYPAGIYLQEKGIDVNSFNSYGARRGNHEVMMRGTFGNIRIKNQMVTPKEGSFTRKFPEGDTQFVFDVANAYGLEHVPLIVLAGKEYGTGSSRDWAAKGSALLGVRAVIARSYERIHRSNLVGMGVLPLQFLDGDGWQELDLDGSELFSVKGMAQLSPHKKLQITARKADGNEVTFQTIARLDTDIDVEYMIHGGILPYVLRKLIKEA